In Campylobacter concisus, the genomic stretch TTAAAAGGTCGTAAAAGGCTATTTAAAAATATATTTTTTACATTTAAAATGATAGTGAAGCAAATTTTATCCTTGTCCCGCTCTCATTTTAAATGTAAAATACTCTCATTTTAAATGCGCGCGGATAGAATTTTACATAATGAAGTCAAGGAGTTCATCTAAGGATTTTGTCCTTAGATGAAAGATTAAGATTTTTTGATCGCTCTAACAGGAATAACAAATATTGCTGCGATCACATAAAAGGCAATACAAAAAACAGCCGCCATCATAAATATCTCACCGATATCATAAAAGCTTGACTCAAGCCTAAATGTATCCACGTAATTTATCGCAAACCATAATGCTACGCCAAGAGCGATAGCAAAAACGAAAAAACCCCAAGAAAACAAGAAATTTAATATCTTAGTTCCCAATTTCTCTCCTTTTTAATTACTTTTCTAACTTAAAGCCGCCACCAAAAGCTCTATAAACTTCGACTGCGCTATCGACCTCATCAAGCTTTGCTGAGACGTCTTGTAATTTTGCCTGAAGCAAATTTCTCTCCGCATCAAGAAGCTCTAAATGTCCAATATAGCCAGCATCATATTGCTCTTTAGCAAGCGAGTAAATTCTTTGTTGGGATTTTAGCAAATTTTTCACTTGTTCCAAAGAAATTTTTGCATTTTGCCTTGAAACAAGCGCATCTCTTACTTCGCCAAGAGCCGATTTTACCGCTGCTTCATAATTAACAGCGGCAATTTGTTTATTTGTTTTAGCCACTGCTACATTATTTTTTGTCCTACCAAAATCAAAAATTTTCTGTGCTAAAGAGCCCCCTATGCTCCATGTATTGGCATTTCCAACAAAGATATTTTCAAAATCAATACTTGAAAAGCCAAAAAGTCCAGTCAGTGAAATGCTTGGAAAATACTCAGCCCTTGCAACACCAACAAGAGCATTTGTAGCTTTTAAATCAGCCAGTGCCTTTGCCACGTCGCTTCTTCTTAGCAAAATTTCAGAGCTAATGCCAGCACTTATCTCGGGAGAAGCTGGTAAATTTTGTGAGCTAGCAACAGCTCCATTTAAAATTTCATTATTACCTTTACCAGTCAAGATGGCTAGTGAGGTGATAGCTTTTGACTTTGCATTTAATATAGAAGTAAGATTGGTCTTAGCGCTTTCTACTGCTGCCTTACTTTGCAAATAAGTCATCTCATTTATGCTTCCAAGATCAAGCTGTGTTTTGCGAAGCGCTAGCGTGTCTTCATAAGTTTTTAAAGTCTCTCTTAGCACAGCTTCTTGCATATTTAATGAAACTAACGCAAAGTAGCTTTTTGCAACACTTGAGCTGATACTTAGTCTCGCGCTATCGTAGTCAAATTTGGTTGCATTTAGGCTTTCTTCGGCTGCTGCTACATTATTTCTTACTCTACCCCAAAGATCAATCTCGTAGTTTAATCCTAAATTTATATCTGATTTTCTATAACGAGTTTGTGGTTGTTTAGTATATGTTTCACCGCTACTTTTTGCTTTTTCGTAGCCTACATTTAAATTTATACTAGGAAGCAAATCTGCCTCAGCTACGCCAAGACTTGCCTTTGCTTTCTCTAAATTTAAATAAGCAACACGTAAATTTGTATTTCTCTCAAGTGCATTTTCTACTAGAGAATTTAAATTTTCATCGTTAAATTCTCTCCACCAAAGATCCCTTATATCACTTGTCTCATAAGTGTAAGTAGATGTGAAATTTGTATCTACATTTGGCATATCTGGACGAAATGAGCAACCAGCCAAAAACGCCGCCGTTATAAGTATAAACGCCTTATTTTTCATCTTTTTTTGCTCCCTTTTTCCAGTATTTCTCATTTAAATTTTCAAGCAAATAGTAAAACATTGGCACAAAAAATATAGCTATCGTCGTAGAAGCGATCATACCACCAACCACGCCAGTTCCTAATGAGTGGCGAGATGCAGCGCCTGCGCCTGTGCTTATAACCATCGGGAAGACGCCTAGAGTAAATGCGATTGATGTCATTACAATTGGTCTAAAGCGAAGTTTGGCTGCATTTATCGCTGAGTCAAATATACTCTTACCACTATCACGCTCTTGCATTGCAAACTCTACGATCAAAATGGCATTTTTAGCCGCTAGACCAATAAGCAACAAGAGTCCGATCTCAAAGTAGATGTCATTTGTTAGCCCTCTTATCCAAACTGCTAGCAATGAGCCAAATACCGCAAATGGTACGGCAGTGATGACCGCAAGTGGAATGAGCCATCTCTCGTACTGAGCAGCAAGGATGAGAAATACAAAGATCATACCAAAGATAAAAGCAACCGTGCCTGTTCCTTGAGAATTTACCTCTTGATACGCAGTTCCTGCCCAGCTTATAGCGTAGTCCTCGCTGCTTAGCGTGTCATTTACGACCTCTTGGATCGCCCTTATCGCATCACCTGATGTATAGCCAGTTTTTGGATCGCCCATGATCTTAGCCGATGGAAAGAGGTTAAATCTATCAACAATGTCAGGTCCGATCGTTCTTGTAAGTGTTGCTACTGAATTTAGTGGCACCATGCCGCCATCATATGAGCGGACGAAAATTTTTCTTAGATCCTCAGGATTATTTCTAAAACTTTCCTCAGCTCTTGCATATACTCGGTAAGATTTACCAGCAAGATTGAAGTCATTTATATAGTAAGAGCCAAAAGTAGCTGCTACCGTGCTAAAAATTTCGCTCTCACTTACGCCAAATAATTTAGCTTTTTCTTTATCAACTGTTATCTTAAACTGACGATAATTTGTCTCAAGCGTGGTTCTCACATTTGTTAGTTCAGGCCTTGCATTGGCTATTGCTGATACTTT encodes the following:
- a CDS encoding ATP-binding protein; amino-acid sequence: MGTKILNFLFSWGFFVFAIALGVALWFAINYVDTFRLESSFYDIGEIFMMAAVFCIAFYVIAAIFVIPVRAIKKS
- a CDS encoding efflux transporter outer membrane subunit — translated: MKNKAFILITAAFLAGCSFRPDMPNVDTNFTSTYTYETSDIRDLWWREFNDENLNSLVENALERNTNLRVAYLNLEKAKASLGVAEADLLPSINLNVGYEKAKSSGETYTKQPQTRYRKSDINLGLNYEIDLWGRVRNNVAAAEESLNATKFDYDSARLSISSSVAKSYFALVSLNMQEAVLRETLKTYEDTLALRKTQLDLGSINEMTYLQSKAAVESAKTNLTSILNAKSKAITSLAILTGKGNNEILNGAVASSQNLPASPEISAGISSEILLRRSDVAKALADLKATNALVGVARAEYFPSISLTGLFGFSSIDFENIFVGNANTWSIGGSLAQKIFDFGRTKNNVAVAKTNKQIAAVNYEAAVKSALGEVRDALVSRQNAKISLEQVKNLLKSQQRIYSLAKEQYDAGYIGHLELLDAERNLLQAKLQDVSAKLDEVDSAVEVYRAFGGGFKLEK